Proteins from one Desulfomicrobium macestii genomic window:
- a CDS encoding DNA adenine methylase encodes MELFATDLERLAFLLEADAALTLDPDALGTEAAEQSAPEELPPEKRPKYITNYIGSKQKLVDWIWKHTPEGVGTVLDAFSGSAVVAYMYKTKGLQVIANDRLRYCHHAAKAIIENNSVRLSEDEIEALLADNAKAGSFVQDNFKGIFFAKGVHALIDTIRANCDKLSGFKKDIALFGLGKTCMSGKGGFGHFSSSTDYGRRQDTPDEFKDRLRKNLQRINALVFDNDKENKAHRQDINDLLPKAKADLAYFDPPYATEFSTTNYERAYHFVEGLMTYWEGLEIKADTKVKYYETDHKTVTKANASEFFQTFLGNAKHIPNWLISYRDHAYPNEQEMKRIIGSFGKQSRMKSKDHHYAITSKHGEASNAKERLFVCAPGAKASAEREEKPVPMAAAANFHTSIPVDIRLGEGERLATEAMDVGSAGDPQFSFVLCRTGTNKNGDHFTAEELSGRHMTAVNKKVDLQHSQEFNDIVGGIVAADYLEDDNGGRVECVGELYVHDTPAARLAYKLMKRGIISQVSMECDYQEGECSVCHKRFQNKADYCTHLRKFKGRDVGGQPVFEILHGVTFTGLGLLDRKGADENARILQVASLQSQPDQSQPEGDSTMEDKTKPTDEPAVEAAKKKPAQQEGDPARVTDLEKENRQLKAQVAELQKRVQELEAEQKAAACRSRAKKLLTRLEKQGLSFASDEDREAELKRLAELSDEAFAATEAAYERLPKSAKADKDKEEKPADSDQGGKPAAKASTETPLRSDAGVRPHDVDDRKVSLEDRLRDGFMAAYRNRVGEDSPEHSQINA; translated from the coding sequence ATGGAACTGTTCGCCACAGACCTGGAAAGGCTGGCGTTTCTACTGGAGGCCGATGCGGCGCTGACTCTCGATCCCGATGCGCTTGGGACCGAGGCCGCCGAACAGTCCGCTCCTGAAGAGCTCCCTCCCGAGAAACGCCCCAAGTACATCACCAACTACATCGGCAGTAAGCAGAAGCTCGTCGACTGGATCTGGAAGCATACCCCGGAAGGCGTTGGCACCGTGCTCGACGCATTTTCGGGGTCTGCGGTCGTGGCCTACATGTACAAGACCAAGGGCCTCCAGGTCATCGCCAACGACCGGCTCCGCTACTGCCACCACGCCGCCAAGGCGATCATCGAGAACAACTCGGTTCGCCTGAGCGAGGACGAGATCGAAGCGCTTCTGGCCGACAACGCCAAGGCGGGCAGCTTCGTCCAGGACAACTTCAAGGGCATCTTCTTCGCAAAGGGCGTCCATGCGCTGATCGACACCATCCGCGCCAACTGCGACAAGCTCTCCGGCTTCAAGAAAGACATCGCTCTGTTCGGCCTTGGCAAGACCTGCATGAGCGGCAAGGGCGGTTTCGGCCACTTCTCGTCCTCCACCGACTATGGCCGCCGCCAGGACACTCCAGACGAGTTCAAGGATCGTCTGCGCAAGAACCTGCAGCGCATCAACGCCCTGGTCTTCGACAACGACAAGGAGAACAAGGCGCACCGGCAGGACATCAACGACCTGCTGCCGAAAGCCAAGGCGGATCTGGCCTACTTCGATCCGCCCTACGCCACCGAGTTTTCGACTACCAACTACGAGCGGGCCTACCACTTCGTGGAGGGGCTCATGACCTATTGGGAAGGGCTCGAAATCAAGGCCGACACCAAGGTCAAGTATTACGAGACCGACCACAAGACCGTCACCAAGGCCAACGCCAGCGAGTTCTTCCAGACCTTTCTCGGCAACGCCAAACACATCCCGAACTGGCTGATCTCCTACCGCGATCACGCCTATCCCAACGAGCAGGAGATGAAGCGGATCATCGGCTCCTTCGGCAAACAGAGCCGGATGAAGTCCAAGGATCACCACTACGCCATCACCTCCAAGCACGGCGAGGCTTCCAATGCCAAGGAGCGTCTGTTCGTCTGCGCTCCCGGGGCCAAGGCCAGCGCCGAGCGGGAGGAGAAACCCGTTCCGATGGCCGCCGCAGCGAACTTCCACACCAGCATTCCCGTGGACATCCGGCTGGGTGAAGGCGAACGCCTCGCGACCGAGGCCATGGATGTCGGCTCGGCGGGCGACCCCCAGTTCAGCTTCGTGCTCTGCCGCACCGGGACCAACAAGAACGGCGACCACTTCACCGCTGAGGAGTTGTCCGGTCGGCACATGACGGCCGTGAACAAGAAGGTCGATCTGCAGCATTCGCAGGAGTTCAACGACATCGTCGGTGGCATCGTCGCCGCCGACTACCTGGAGGACGACAACGGCGGCCGCGTGGAATGCGTCGGCGAGCTGTACGTCCACGACACCCCGGCTGCCCGGCTGGCCTACAAGCTGATGAAGCGCGGGATCATCTCCCAGGTCTCCATGGAGTGCGACTACCAGGAGGGCGAATGCTCGGTCTGCCACAAGCGCTTCCAGAACAAGGCCGACTACTGCACCCACCTGCGCAAGTTCAAGGGCCGTGATGTGGGCGGCCAACCCGTTTTCGAGATTCTGCACGGCGTCACTTTCACCGGACTGGGACTGCTCGACCGCAAAGGCGCGGACGAGAACGCCAGGATTCTGCAGGTGGCGTCCCTTCAGAGCCAGCCCGACCAATCCCAACCCGAAGGAGATTCCACGATGGAAGACAAAACCAAACCCACCGATGAACCGGCCGTCGAAGCGGCCAAGAAGAAACCCGCCCAGCAGGAAGGCGATCCCGCCCGCGTTACCGACCTGGAAAAGGAAAACCGGCAGCTCAAGGCCCAGGTCGCCGAGCTGCAGAAACGCGTCCAGGAACTGGAAGCCGAACAAAAGGCGGCCGCCTGCCGCTCCCGGGCCAAGAAACTGCTCACCCGTCTGGAGAAGCAGGGGCTCTCCTTTGCGTCCGATGAGGACCGGGAAGCCGAGCTGAAACGCCTGGCCGAACTGTCCGACGAAGCCTTCGCCGCCACCGAAGCCGCTTATGAGCGCCTGCCCAAGTCGGCCAAGGCGGACAAGGACAAGGAAGAGAAACCCGCTGACAGCGACCAGGGCGGCAAGCCCGCCGCCAAGGCATCGACGGAAACCCCGCTGCGCAGCGACGCCGGTGTCCGGCCCCACGATGTGGACGACCGCAAGGTGTCCCTCGAGGACCGTCTGCGCGACGGGTTCATGGCCGCTTACCGCAACCGTGTCGGCGAGGACTCTCCCGAACACTCGCAAATCAACGCATAA
- a CDS encoding HK97-fold major capsid protein: MKTNQLKIHSQEYMETMARLMSEALESPEGMRALAAAIAAPIEQEIKRKEISSLLLTKHTLPKGERPVYQKKPTVKAHWISKDGDAQEQEVGKDEVEFPTNRIHSNPMVDVSVLKNGNIGTLMDIQTSAADAIRKEMDRRTISVLSSAIPAINTIEVTGDLLTEEALNEAISIIEDLELSVKYIVMRGRRFNDMRGWNLDPQTKLELRQKGVIKNYGTGGILLTASMPLDEIIIVPDEEVGKMPVRENLKTESIDQKTRFKTGWLVWSEIGQGITRPDIMAKVKLVP; this comes from the coding sequence ATGAAAACCAATCAGTTGAAAATCCACTCCCAGGAGTACATGGAAACCATGGCGCGGCTCATGAGCGAGGCTCTCGAGTCGCCCGAAGGCATGCGGGCACTTGCCGCCGCCATTGCCGCGCCCATCGAACAGGAGATCAAGCGCAAGGAGATTTCCTCGCTGCTGCTCACCAAGCACACGCTGCCCAAGGGCGAACGTCCGGTCTACCAGAAGAAACCGACCGTCAAGGCTCACTGGATCAGCAAGGACGGCGACGCACAGGAGCAGGAGGTGGGCAAGGACGAGGTCGAGTTCCCCACCAACCGCATCCACTCCAATCCGATGGTGGACGTTTCCGTCCTCAAGAACGGCAACATCGGCACGCTGATGGACATCCAGACCAGCGCCGCCGACGCCATCCGCAAGGAGATGGACCGCCGCACCATCTCGGTGCTCTCCTCGGCCATCCCGGCGATCAACACCATCGAGGTCACTGGCGACTTGCTCACCGAGGAGGCGCTGAACGAGGCCATCTCGATCATCGAGGACCTGGAGCTGTCGGTGAAGTACATCGTCATGCGCGGCCGCCGGTTCAACGACATGCGCGGCTGGAACCTCGATCCCCAGACCAAGCTCGAGCTGCGCCAGAAGGGTGTCATCAAGAACTACGGCACCGGCGGCATTCTGCTGACCGCCTCCATGCCGCTGGACGAGATCATCATCGTCCCGGATGAAGAGGTCGGAAAGATGCCGGTGCGCGAAAACCTGAAGACGGAGTCCATCGATCAGAAGACCCGCTTCAAGACCGGCTGGCTGGTGTGGTCCGAAATCGGCCAGGGCATTACCCGCCCTGACATCATGGCCAAGGTCAAACTGGTTCCGTAA